From Curtobacterium sp. MCBA15_012:
GCCATGGGCTCGACAGCACCACGACCGGTCGCCCTGCTGCGGGACGCCCTGCTGGCCGACGGACACCGCGTCGACGTCGCGATCGCAGGCGACACGGTCGTGGCCGTCGCCCCGGCGGGCAGCCTCCACGCCCTCGCCGAGGACACGCTCGACCTCGGCGGACGGCTGCTCCTCACCGCTCCCGCCGAGCCGCACGCGCACCTCGACAAGGCCCTCAGTGCCGACGTGATCCGGCCGCCGCTCGGGGACCTCGGTGCCGCGATCGCCTCGTGGTCGGCGCACGCCACGACCATGACCGTGGACGAGATCGCCGACCGGGCGCGCACCGCCGCCCTGGCCCTGCTCGCCGCCGGGACCACCGCCGTCCGCAGCCACGTCGACGTCCTGAGCGGTCGCCGCACGGCCGACGACGCCCCCGCGTCCACCGAGTCCGCCGTGCGCGGTGCACGGGCGCTCGTCCGGGTCCGCGACGAGCTCGCCGGGCTCGTGGACATCGAGCTCGTCGCCCTGGCCGGACCGCTCGCGCCCGACCACCACGTCGAGGCCGTCCTGGCCTGCGGCGTCGACCTGGTCGGCGGCGCGCCGCACCTGGCGGCGGACCCGCTCGCCGACGTGGACCGGCTGCTCGCGCTGGCCGACCGGCACGGCGTCGGGGTCGACCTGCACACCGACGAGAACCTCGACGGCCCGCTCACGC
This genomic window contains:
- a CDS encoding cytosine deaminase encodes the protein MGSTAPRPVALLRDALLADGHRVDVAIAGDTVVAVAPAGSLHALAEDTLDLGGRLLLTAPAEPHAHLDKALSADVIRPPLGDLGAAIASWSAHATTMTVDEIADRARTAALALLAAGTTAVRSHVDVLSGRRTADDAPASTESAVRGARALVRVRDELAGLVDIELVALAGPLAPDHHVEAVLACGVDLVGGAPHLAADPLADVDRLLALADRHGVGVDLHTDENLDGPLTLDHFARAVSARRGAHAGTGERDGRTWTAGHCVRLGTLGPERLAEVVTDVAAADLGIVTLPITNLYLQGWQHPVSTPRGLTAIQALTAAGVRVAAGADNVRDPFNPVGRSDALETASLLVTAGHVTPDQAYAMVSDTARSVMGLPAAGPVPGRRADLLAVAATSVTDAVANAPADRIVLSRGRLVARTEVHTTIAAPASAAAPASAAAPTPAAVPA